In the genome of Candidatus Neomarinimicrobiota bacterium, one region contains:
- a CDS encoding type II secretion system protein has product MRLAIRYSRAGFTLIELIVSMALMVITGGILASVIALNFEVLENFSDREKLLTRGILATTLFERELGMLIDSTNIVIADDQQFRFNDKYGNTFEYSVSSSNLTRQEIGVGSALNLAAPVINSDTKFQYFSANNSELTSVPLSVANRKLVKLVKLKLVMDDGGAGVTLLSTVYPENLKIYNH; this is encoded by the coding sequence ATGAGGTTAGCGATCAGATATTCAAGAGCTGGGTTCACACTTATTGAACTCATCGTCTCCATGGCTCTCATGGTGATTACAGGTGGTATTCTGGCCAGCGTTATTGCCCTTAATTTCGAGGTATTGGAAAATTTTTCTGATAGAGAAAAGTTGCTGACGCGTGGTATCCTGGCCACGACTCTTTTTGAACGTGAACTAGGGATGCTCATTGATTCAACAAATATAGTCATTGCCGATGATCAGCAATTCCGGTTTAATGATAAATATGGCAACACTTTTGAGTATTCCGTAAGCTCCTCTAACCTGACTCGCCAGGAAATAGGGGTGGGCTCAGCACTCAATCTGGCAGCCCCTGTTATTAATAGTGACACTAAATTCCAGTATTTCAGCGCCAATAATAGCGAACTCACAAGTGTGCCCCTTAGTGTTGCAAATCGGAAGCTTGTCAAACTGGTAAAACTCAAACTGGTCATGGATGATGGTGGGGCAGGTGTAACCCTTCTCTCCACTGTGTACCCAGAAAATTTAAAGATCTACAACCATTGA
- a CDS encoding GspH/FimT family protein, whose product MKEFKSKSGFSLIELIMIIAIIGIITVIALPKLGLVIDDVSEKAVSDRLIEDLSLLRGMAMSQHDTTWLVVNQTENQYSLWVGPYASRVLIPDPDTGDSHVLDLDSAYAGMTISSVNFGGSSEVSFNWWGTPSSGGTIVINGTRTITVVAETGMAYE is encoded by the coding sequence TTGAAAGAATTTAAATCAAAATCAGGTTTTTCTCTCATAGAGCTGATAATGATCATAGCTATCATTGGTATAATTACAGTGATAGCCCTTCCTAAACTGGGTCTCGTAATAGATGACGTTAGTGAAAAAGCTGTTAGTGATCGACTCATTGAGGATTTGAGTTTATTGCGAGGCATGGCTATGAGCCAACACGATACGACCTGGTTGGTGGTGAATCAGACTGAAAACCAATACAGCTTGTGGGTTGGTCCATATGCATCTCGTGTGCTCATTCCTGATCCAGACACAGGTGATTCTCATGTATTAGATTTGGATTCTGCTTATGCAGGGATGACAATTAGCTCCGTAAATTTTGGCGGCAGTTCAGAAGTATCTTTTAATTGGTGGGGGACTCCATCTTCTGGTGGTACCATTGTCATAAATGGGACACGTACCATAACTGTAGTAGCAGAAACAGGAATGGCGTATGAGTAG
- a CDS encoding type II secretion system protein, with translation MKLPKIILDLFQNRSDLQKGFTLLEAVITISVVGILAAVVTPTYIETQTEAKLVMSEANASQLKQGIVNLYLRGFMDGEYDVWPDEPVDHKMTHQWAATTVLYDGRTLNQLYSSSTIIYNPYGKPFLYYLLPKTDDEEAGFRIDDPDTGVSQSFRP, from the coding sequence ATGAAACTTCCCAAAATCATATTAGATTTATTTCAAAATAGATCAGACTTACAAAAGGGATTTACCCTGCTGGAAGCCGTGATTACTATTTCGGTAGTGGGGATTCTTGCTGCAGTTGTTACTCCAACCTACATTGAAACACAAACCGAAGCTAAACTGGTCATGAGTGAAGCGAATGCCTCCCAACTTAAACAAGGGATTGTAAATCTTTATCTTCGTGGGTTTATGGATGGTGAATACGATGTATGGCCCGATGAACCCGTTGACCATAAGATGACCCATCAGTGGGCCGCCACCACTGTACTTTATGATGGGCGTACGCTAAATCAACTCTATTCCAGCTCAACCATTATTTATAACCCATATGGGAAACCCTTTCTCTACTATCTCCTACCCAAAACAGACGATGAGGAAGCTGGTTTTCGGATTGATGATCCAGACACGGGTGTATCTCAAAGCTTCCGTCCTTAA
- a CDS encoding prepilin-type N-terminal cleavage/methylation domain-containing protein: MNRNTRGFTLMELVVTVAIIGTLAAFAVPAYLDAQQNGKANKALETMNTIGSSIVNKYTSVAHYGIGSSALAQLNTTGGTWTELLDETIIIKYDRGSGVVSVVTTDLFKDGVPKSPFGSGWEFYVHDDSTGEASWSGNPPELLITKVPMFKIRDKNQPLVSAEYTL, encoded by the coding sequence ATGAACAGGAATACTAGAGGTTTTACATTAATGGAGCTGGTTGTGACCGTAGCCATCATTGGCACCTTGGCTGCATTCGCTGTCCCGGCCTATCTGGATGCACAGCAAAATGGTAAAGCCAACAAAGCCCTGGAAACCATGAATACCATAGGGTCATCAATTGTAAATAAATACACCTCAGTTGCTCACTATGGAATTGGAAGTAGTGCTCTGGCTCAGCTTAATACCACTGGTGGAACCTGGACCGAATTACTTGATGAGACAATCATTATCAAGTACGACCGGGGGAGTGGTGTTGTATCTGTGGTGACTACTGACTTGTTTAAAGACGGCGTACCAAAATCTCCCTTCGGCTCAGGCTGGGAGTTTTATGTTCATGATGATTCCACTGGAGAAGCCAGTTGGTCTGGGAATCCACCAGAACTATTAATTACAAAAGTACCCATGTTCAAAATTCGGGATAAGAACCAACCCTTGGTTTCAGCCGAATACACCCTATAA
- a CDS encoding type II secretion system F family protein codes for MPDFVCRIMSDSGTVEERVVTAESKVEVFTQADERGEMLLSVKEQKQGALSGGAIFKKGKKVKANEIENFTVQLAIMFRSGIPLIGALEALEEQAETETMRSVVKGLIKSVSGGKALSQAMKDYPGAFSLLYVNMIEAGESAGVMEQILERLGSFIKHDQEVTRNVKSALRYPMIVTSALGLAFIGAMIFIVPKFSDMFSKKGMDLPMPTVVMITASDFLIQFWPVVIIGFFASIIGLKAFGKTEKGRFTIDGFKLKLPIFKEIFLKTNIARFAHMLETLSRGGIQIIKALETVEKTVGNVVIGNEIANARKEVEKGISLAAALGKSSYFPKMTVKMIAVGEKSGAMDDMMANVAAQYDTEVDAKIEGLSGAIEPLMTVFMGGALLFMALGIFLPMWNMYGAVK; via the coding sequence ATGCCTGATTTTGTCTGCCGCATCATGAGTGATTCAGGGACAGTAGAAGAGCGTGTTGTTACAGCCGAGTCAAAAGTAGAGGTTTTTACACAGGCTGATGAGCGTGGTGAAATGCTGTTATCCGTCAAGGAGCAAAAGCAAGGCGCCCTATCCGGTGGGGCCATTTTTAAAAAGGGCAAAAAGGTCAAGGCCAACGAGATTGAAAATTTTACAGTTCAATTAGCGATTATGTTTCGCTCTGGTATTCCACTTATCGGTGCTCTGGAGGCACTGGAGGAACAGGCGGAGACGGAAACCATGCGTTCAGTTGTTAAGGGGCTCATTAAGAGTGTGAGTGGTGGTAAAGCCCTTTCACAGGCCATGAAAGATTACCCCGGTGCATTTTCACTCCTGTATGTAAATATGATTGAGGCAGGTGAGTCAGCAGGTGTCATGGAGCAAATCCTCGAGAGACTTGGCTCCTTCATCAAACACGATCAGGAGGTCACGCGCAATGTCAAATCTGCTTTACGTTATCCCATGATTGTAACAAGTGCCCTTGGATTGGCCTTCATAGGCGCCATGATTTTTATTGTTCCAAAATTCTCTGATATGTTTTCCAAAAAGGGCATGGATTTACCCATGCCAACAGTGGTTATGATAACTGCAAGCGATTTTCTGATACAGTTTTGGCCCGTAGTGATTATTGGTTTTTTTGCTAGTATCATCGGCCTGAAAGCCTTTGGGAAAACAGAAAAAGGTCGATTTACTATAGATGGTTTCAAACTTAAGCTACCAATTTTTAAAGAGATATTCCTAAAAACCAATATAGCCCGATTTGCCCATATGCTTGAAACCTTGAGCCGTGGTGGAATTCAGATTATCAAAGCCCTTGAGACAGTAGAAAAGACCGTGGGAAATGTCGTGATAGGTAATGAGATTGCCAATGCCCGTAAGGAAGTAGAGAAGGGTATCAGTTTGGCGGCGGCGCTGGGGAAAAGTAGTTATTTCCCTAAAATGACGGTAAAAATGATTGCTGTTGGTGAGAAGTCAGGTGCCATGGATGACATGATGGCCAATGTGGCTGCCCAATACGATACGGAAGTTGATGCTAAAATTGAAGGTCTTAGTGGTGCCATCGAACCATTGATGACAGTATTTATGGGTGGTGCGCTACTGTTTATGGCCCTGGGTATTTTTCTACCAATGTGGAATATGTATGGGGCGGTTAAGTGA
- a CDS encoding sigma-54-dependent Fis family transcriptional regulator, with protein sequence MALNHEFLMLNPRRRKDPQPEIALLQALKNHGQVTQTSDWVSLFNYVSIHTYSAIFISCAAFADEYHTWIKDLRRVHPHQAIILFSARKDFDTRIANETSKLFGVVRIDDLEASLEAILERLDKYTDFAKSLGSKVSQKLLRPGGFGDFVGNSLPMLDVYRQLTRVATSEYTVLIQGESGSGKELVARTMHQLSERRAKPFVSINCAAIPGNLLESELFGFEKGAFTGASQNKAGKFELAHEGTLFLDEIGDMPLELQVKLLRVLEDGIIQPLGSVKEKSVDIRLVTATHKNLPEQITKGLFREDLHYRLNVIPLKLPPLRSRTADMPLLVIFFLEKLLRGEDQTIKRVSWELIETLSHMDLHGNVRELENMLTRSVFQSDGPTLLPSSIMQDEIIESNSTPDLTKVVEPNSIRPLWEIEKEALQYTLTKLKGNISQAATQLQISRTAIYRKIKKYDLNFTDNLGQEESKDA encoded by the coding sequence ATGGCTTTAAATCACGAATTCCTTATGCTCAATCCCCGGAGGAGAAAAGATCCTCAACCAGAGATAGCACTTCTCCAAGCTCTAAAAAATCATGGCCAGGTCACACAGACCAGCGATTGGGTGTCCCTGTTCAACTACGTGAGCATTCACACCTATTCCGCCATTTTTATCTCGTGTGCAGCTTTTGCTGATGAATATCATACCTGGATAAAAGATTTACGAAGAGTACACCCTCATCAAGCCATTATACTTTTTAGTGCCAGGAAGGATTTTGACACGAGGATCGCCAACGAGACTTCTAAACTTTTTGGCGTCGTACGGATCGATGACCTTGAAGCTTCCCTGGAGGCTATTCTGGAGAGGTTGGATAAATACACCGATTTTGCGAAGAGTCTGGGAAGCAAGGTCTCCCAAAAGTTGCTGAGACCAGGTGGCTTCGGGGATTTTGTGGGGAACTCTCTACCCATGCTGGATGTGTATCGTCAACTAACCCGTGTTGCCACCAGCGAATACACCGTGCTGATCCAGGGAGAAAGCGGTTCCGGTAAGGAGTTAGTCGCCAGGACGATGCACCAGCTCAGCGAGCGCAGGGCAAAACCATTTGTCAGTATAAACTGTGCTGCCATTCCTGGAAATCTCCTGGAGAGTGAATTGTTTGGTTTTGAAAAGGGAGCTTTTACAGGTGCCAGTCAGAATAAAGCCGGAAAATTTGAACTCGCACATGAAGGCACACTCTTTCTGGATGAGATTGGCGACATGCCCCTGGAGCTTCAAGTCAAATTGCTACGGGTGCTTGAGGATGGCATAATTCAGCCATTGGGGAGTGTGAAAGAAAAATCAGTTGATATCCGACTGGTGACAGCCACCCACAAAAATTTGCCTGAGCAAATCACAAAAGGTTTATTCCGTGAAGATTTGCACTATCGTCTGAATGTGATACCTCTCAAGTTACCACCTCTGAGATCCCGAACCGCTGATATGCCACTACTGGTAATTTTCTTTTTGGAGAAATTGTTGCGAGGTGAAGATCAAACCATCAAAAGAGTGAGTTGGGAGTTGATCGAGACACTTTCACATATGGATCTCCATGGAAACGTCAGAGAATTGGAAAACATGCTCACTCGCAGCGTCTTCCAGTCAGACGGACCGACGTTGTTACCCAGCTCCATCATGCAGGATGAAATTATTGAGTCGAATTCAACACCAGACTTAACCAAGGTAGTAGAGCCAAATTCTATCCGCCCCCTATGGGAGATCGAAAAGGAGGCGCTTCAGTACACCCTCACTAAACTCAAGGGGAATATTAGCCAGGCTGCTACCCAGCTCCAGATATCCCGCACTGCCATTTACCGAAAAATAAAAAAATATGATTTGAACTTTACAGATAATCTGGGGCAGGAAGAGAGTAAAGATGCCTGA